One genomic segment of Strix aluco isolate bStrAlu1 chromosome 9, bStrAlu1.hap1, whole genome shotgun sequence includes these proteins:
- the OTOS gene encoding otospiralin, giving the protein MTFIGLFFFWMLMNLLTDARSIQDGDALYQESAALPYWPFSSNDFWSYVEYFRTLGAYNRIDEMARTFFAQFPFGSHLGYHVPEHER; this is encoded by the exons ATGACATTTAttggcttatttttcttctggatgcTGATGAACTTGCTAACAG ATGCCCGATCAATCCAGGATGGAGATG ctCTCTACCAGGAATCTGCAGCCTTGCCATACTGGCCCTTCTCATCCAATGATTTCTGGTCCTACGTGGAATATTTCCGAACCCTGGGAGCCTACAACAGGATTGATGAAATGGCCAGAACCTTCTTTGCCCAGTTCCCTTTTGGCAGTCACCTTGGCTATCATGTGCCCGAACACGAGCGCTAA
- the ADIPOQ gene encoding adiponectin encodes MRGPAGFLLCSLLLVAPHCTEVAAQDVQPDPKTPCANWMGGAPGYPGHNGLPGRDGKDGKDGLKGEKGETGMQGPKGEQGEIGIPGRDGPRGSAGYPGQKGEKGEGAFVYRSAFSVGLTERAPHPNVPIRFSKIFYNEQSHYDASTGKFLCNIPGTYYFAYHLTVYLSDVKVSLYKKDKAVIFTYDQFQKNNVDQASGSILLHLSAGDEVWLQVYGEGDNNGVYADNINDSTFMGFLLYPDPDVH; translated from the exons ATGAGGGGCCCAGCAGGCTTCCTCCTTTGCTCGCTGCTGCTGGTGGCCCCCCACTGCACAGAGGTGGCTGCCCAGGACGTCCAACCCGACCCCAAAACGCCGTGTGCCAACTGGATGGGAGGAGCTCCCGGCTACCCCGGCCACAACGGGCTCCCTGGCCGGGATGGGAAAGATGGAAAAGACGGActaaagggagagaaaggagagacag GTATGCAAGGTCCCAAAGGTGAACAAGGAGAAATAGGAATCCCAGGGCGGGATGGACCACGAGGATCAGCTGGATACCCAGGGCAGAAGGGGGAGAAGGGTGAAGGTGCTTTCGTCTACCGCTCCGCCTTCAGTGTGGGGCTGACGGAGCGAGCCCCCCACCCCAACGTCCCCATCCGCTTCAGCAAGATCTTCTACAACGAGCAGAGCCACTACGACGCCAGCACTGGCAAGTTCCTCTGCAACATCCCCGGCACGTACTACTTCGCCTACCACCTGACGGTCTACCTGTCGGACGTCAAGGTCAGCCTCTACAAGAAGGACAAGGCGGTGATCTTCACCTACGACCAGTTCCAGAAGAACAACGTAGACCAAGCAAGCGGCTCCATCTTGCTGCACCTCAGCGCTGGGGATGAGGTCTGGCTTCAGGTGTATGGGGAGGGGGACAACAACGGTGTCTACGCCGACAACATCAATGATTCCACTTTCATGGGCTTCCTCCTGTACCCAGACCCAGACGTCCATTAA
- the COPS9 gene encoding COP9 signalosome complex subunit 9 yields the protein MKPAVDEMFPEGAGPYVDLDEAGGSTGLLMDLAANEKAVHADFFNDFEDLFDDDDIQ from the exons ATGAAGCCGGCGGTGGACGAGATGTTCCCTGAGGGAGCCGGCCCTTACGTGGATCTCGATGAG GCAGGGGGAAGCACGGGGCTGCTGATGGACCTGGCCGCCAACGAGAAAGCGGTGCACGCCGACTTCTTCAACG ATTTCGAAGATCTCTTTGATGATGATGACATCCAGTGA